TCTCCAAAAAAAAGGTAATGGCATAGCCCTACAACCCCCAGGATAGCCACGCGTGTAAAGGATTACACTAAATCAACCAACGTTATCACGAAATCTATGGAAGCTTTATTTTGTTTGTCGCCACGCTATCGCCTTGATGATGAATCACCTTGGCTACAGGGTATCGACCCCAGTCGTCATTACTGGATTGCAGTCAATGGAGACAGCAATGTAATAATAGCTATACCTGGATTGGTAGTTTCCTCAATGAGTGAATTGAAGCAAGCTATCCGCCAATTTCGGTCTTTACAGCCTGGGGAACAAATGACTGTGAACAGAATTGCCAGTGATTGTACGATTCACTGTATCAGTCCTAATTGTTATGCTGTGGAAGCAGAAATTAATTATGCTCCAATTTGGCATCTATTTGACCAAGAAACCTTGGATAGTTTATTAATGACAGCACACCCAGAATGGCAATGTGCGCCATCAGATATTGATTTAGGTCGGAAATTGTTAATGCGCTCTTTGTTGCAAACAGCTACCACCAAAAAATAACCAATATCAACATAGGGGCTAATTTTCCCGACGCAGAGCCAGTAATTCTTGGGGAGAACCTAATAGTTTGATTTTGGCATTGCTAATTTGCCTTTGTTGGTTGAGGATAAAGTACCAGGTGACATTGACACCACACCAGGAAGTTTGCGCTTTACCTGTTACCTGAATTTGGATGTGGTCATTTTCTAATGTTTCCACAATTCCTAGACGCGGACAAGCTTGAATATTTTCAGCTTCTTGTTGTAAATAGATAGCGATCGCCTCTCGTCCCACAATACCAGATTCAAAGGGCGGGTGCATCACCCCATCATCGGCAAATAACGCCGCAGTTGCTGCAAATTCTCCGGCGTTGAGAGTTTCAAAGTAACGCCAGATAGTGGGTTCGACAATTCCCTCAATCTGCAATTCTTCTGTGATTGTAGTGGCGACGTTTATCTGATTTGCCTCTAAATATTCAGCAGCTGTCATATAATTCCCTTGATTATGCTAGCTGAAGTTTATTAAAAGATAAAAATAGCATCAAAAAAAGGTGCTATAGAAATAGATTTCCCCAACAACAAATCCATCTTTGTGCTGATATCTTGCACCATTTTCCATAGCTATACAAGATGTGAAAACATCAAATTGGAATTATTCAGCCAAGGGATCAACGCCCATATCAGCTACTACCTGGCGAAGCACAGAGATTTGCTGACCAAAATCTAATGCTTTGATAGCTGCAAGTACCTGCACACCATCACGAGAAAATTCATAGCCTACTGGCATAGGTACAACAAGATGTTTTACCATCAATTCTGATAACTCGTACCAGAAAGCCAATTTGGTATTATTGCTCAGAATACCATAGGAACGGGAAAATTGAGTATTTTTGTGAGCAGCTAAGTCACGCATGACATTTAACCGCTCTACATGAGACATCTGCTTGATTTGAGTCAGCAACCCGGAGGCTAGTTGTAAACGAGCCGCACCTGTAGCTGCTGGTGTAATGGAACGTCCCATTTCTGTGTAGGCATACCATAGCACTGCTAGCTGATCATCCACGCTCAGGCTTTGGAATACAGCAGTGGTGGAACTAACAGCATCACCAGGCTGATTAGATAAACGGGTTGAAGCTGAATCAGAAGTGAATGTCATGATTTCACCACAGTTGGTTATTGGAAATACGCAGGTAATTACTGGGAGGTTTGCCATACCTCTTAATTGACATATTGCATGATTTCTTAACAAAAATCAAATAATTATTACATATAGGTGAGTTAGCAAATGTTGAACAAAGGTTTTCCAGGGATAATGTATAAATAAGCTGCCCATAATTGCCTCTAAATTCACATAAGAAAAATGGATAAGCATTCTGTAATTAGCAGCAATGTAGTTAAAGAAAAAGCCAAAGAGTTAGGATTCCACAAAGTCGGGATTACTGCTGTAGATGGGGTAGATAATACAGACGCGCAGAGGTTACAAGCATGGATAAGTCTGGGTTATCACGCCGATATGGAGTGGATGAATAGCCCCAAACGTCAGGATATTAGCTTAATTATGCCAGAGGCGCGATCGCTCGTATGTGTCGCCCTCAATTACTACACCCCAGACGAACGTCCTGAAGGCGAAGAATACGCCAAAATCTCTCGCTATGGCTGGGGTAGAGACTATCATAAGGTGATGCATAAAAAGCTTAAAGCGCTGATGTTGTGGCTAGAATCACTCGATGCAGGTATTCAGGCGAGATATTATGCAGACACTGGCCCAGTACAAGATAAAGTCTGGGCGCAACGAGCCGGAATCGGTTGGATCGCCAAAAATGGTAATCTGATTACTAGAGAATATGGTTCTTGGGTATTTTTAGGAGAGATAGTTACAAATCTGGAATTAGAAAGCGATCGCCCACATACAGAACACTGTGGTAGCTGCACTCGTTGTCTAGACACTTGTCCTACAGGTGCAATTACCCAACCATTTGTAGTTGATGCTAATCGCTGCATTGCCTATCATACCATCGAAAATCGCTCAGAAACATTACCAGAGACAATATCATCCAATTTACAAGGTTGGGTTGCAGGTTGCGACATTTGTCAAGATGTTTGTCCGTGGAATCAGCGTTTTGCCCAGACAACGGATGTAGCTGATTTTCAGCCGTATCCTGCTAATATTGCACCTGGGCTGATAGAATTAGCCAACATCTCAACGGAAGAGTGGAATAAACGATTTCCCGCATCTGCCTTACGGCGGATTAAGCCAGAAATGTTAAGACGAAATGCCCGTGCTAATCTTGACGCATCCCAACTAAAGAATGACCCAGAAAGTAATTATTTTTGATTTTGATGGCACGATTGCGGATACAGTAGATGCTCTTGTGACTATTGCCAATCGTTTAGCTGTAGAATTTGGTTATATACAAATTACTCCAGAGGAACTTTCCCTGCTCAGAAATTTTACCTCTAGGGAAATCCTTAAATACTCCGGAATCTCTTTCTTTAAAATTCCCTTTCTCATCAAAAAAGTTAAAGGAGAATTAAAACACAAGCTTCAAGAATTAAAACCCATACCCGGAATTCACGAAGCCTTAATAGAACTGCAAAATCAAGGTTACAGATTAGGAATTATTACGTCTAATTCTCAAGATAACGTCATAGCTTTTCTTGAAAATAACGAATTAAATCAGTTATTCGACTTTATTTATTCAGGAGTCACGATTTTTGGTAAAACCACCATAATTAATAACGTATTAAGACAAAAACAACTCAACACTCAAGAAGTCATTTATGTCGGGGATGAAACCAGAGATATAGAAGCTTCAAAAAAAGCTAATATCAAAGTGATTGCAGTAACTTGGGGCTTCAATTCTCCTGAAGCTTTAGCTAAACAAAATCCCGATTTTTTGATTAACCATCCCAGGGAACTAATAGAAGTTATCAAAAAGTGCTGAGAGGTTATTTGCCAAGTTTTAAAATTTACTGAATAACCCCTCTCCAAACCTCTACTCCACAGAGCTAAAGTGTACACACACATGATTAAATTACTCCAAATCTTTTTTTTAGGACTTACGCAAGAACTCTCTGAAACCCTCTTGACTTCGTGTCCTTTGTGTCCTTCTCCCAAGGGGAGACGCTACGCGAATGTGGTTCGTTTTTTCATAATTTTGCGTAAGTCCTGTTTTTGTAGGGTGTGTTGTCACCTAGAGCAACGCACCATGCGAGATTTTCGGTGCGTTAGGACTAACGTCCATAACACACCCTACACAAATAAAGGTTTTTAGACTTTTGTGTACATTTTATACCAATTGTGTATAAAGATGCGCTCAATTTAGAAAGAAACGAACCGCAGAGGCACAGAGGACACAGAGGAGGAAAATACAAGATTAAAAAATTTGGCGCGGTTCCTCATCAAGAAATGGTATTAGCCCATAGACAGAGGCTTTGAAAATATCATGTTCATTGCTGGGAAAAATTGGAAAAAATTACTGTTTTGATTGACCTTTTTTCAAAGCTTTTTGAACTAAATCATTACTAACATTAGTTACAGCCTCAGTTCTAGAACCGCCAACTTGCTTTGCCATTTCTACATAGTCTTCGGGGTTCCCTGTGGATGGCGCTTGAGTTTTTGTTTGTTTGACCTCAGAAACTTTTTGTTTGGGTGCGGTGGCGGCTTTAGCGGCGGCTGCACCTTGATTTGTCTGGTCGATTTCACTGACACTAAATTCTTGTGCAGCTGCATAATCAGATTCAAAATCAATCTTCGGTGCTTTTTCTTTACCACTAACCATATTATCAGCAGCTAATTGTGCATCATGGGTAGGAGCTTGATTTACATTGGGTTTCAGGGGAGGTTTTTATTTAATTCATTATATGTCATTTGGGTGAAGTAGACTAAGGCGGGAAAAACCCCCAGTTTGTAATCAGGGTTTGTAGAGCAAGTCCTAAGTTGACAATTTCATAGACAAAACTATACTTATATTGACAAAAATCAATATATATTTTAGGAAAAAATCAACTACTTGATATATAATACGGTGATATCAAGTATTGAATTGAGACTATTGCCGACGCGAAAACCAAGCAATGATGGTGGTAGTCTTTTTCAGAAACTTAATTGGAACACAATCGCGTCTGGCTAAGGCGTGAAAGTCTACTGAGGGATAACTGCTCCCATGCTCCCGTTGAAGTAGAAAGTAAAGTCTAGTTTTGTCTAGGTTTTATATAGCAGATGCGATGAAATATGGAACCTCACCCCCAACCCCTCTCCTTACTAAGGAGAGGGGAGGTTTTTATTAAGACATGGTGACTTGAGTTAAATCTTTTGGTGTTAAGTTGCTGTGGACGACTGCGCCATCTCGGAACCAAACAATGCGTTGGGTTTGACGCGCTACTTCTGATTCATGAGTTACCATGACAACGGTGATTCCACTGTTATTTAATTCGGTGAAAATATCTAATACTTCCTGGGTTGTCTGGGAGTCAAGTGCGCCTGTGGGTTCATCAGCGAGGAGGACAACGGGACGATTTACTATAGCACGAGCGATCGCTACCCGTTGTTGCTGTCCCCCAGATAATTGCGTGGGTTTGTTATTCAGGCGCTTTTCTAAACCAACTTTTGTTAAGGCTTCGGTGGCGCGATCGCGTCTTTCGCTAGGATTTACACTAGCATACACCATTGGTAACATGACATTTTCTAATGCTGTCAGTTGGGGTAATAAGTGGAATTGTTGAAAGACAAACCCTAGTTTTTTATTGCGGATTTTGGCTAAATCTGCATCGTTCATTTGGGCGACATCAAGGTTATCTAAATAATAATGTCCGGTGCTAGGGCGATCTAAACAGCCGATAATATTCATGGCTGTGGATTTACCAGAACCAGAAGGTCCCATAATTGAACAATATTCCCCCTCATGGATAGTCAAGTTCACATCGTTGAGGGCTTTAACTTCGGTTTCTCCACTTCCGTAAATTTTAAAGATATTTTCTAGGCGAATAATTGCCGATTTTGGTGCAGGATTAGGAACGAGAGCATCGGTAATTGTGATCGTTTTTGCCATAATAATTTAAGTTCCATTCCTCTCTCCTACAAGGAGATTTGTATAGTTTGCGCTTAACAGCCATTTATTTACCGACTGGTACAGTTCCCCAACAATTAGAAACTGATCTGGCGACACTATGCTTTAAGTCTAATTTATTACATCCCTGGCGACTAGAAGTGGCGGCTACACAAACTAAACCCACCTGCGCGGGTTAAAAATCCCATTTTTTCATTAGTCCACGTAGGTGGACTTCCCTACGGGAAGCCGCTACGCGTCCTGCCTGTGTAGTAGCGTTCGCCCTTGGCGTGGCGTAGCCATATTATATTCGCCCAAAACTTTTCAAACATCCTCTAAGCACTTCTGAGGGCTACAATGGGGTCAAGTTGAGCAGCACGACGGGCGGGAACGACACCAAAAAATAAGCCAATTCCGCCAGAAACACCAACTGCTGTGGCGATCGCACTAGCAGAAATTGCTGCTTCTAAGGGAGTTACTACTGCTACCAATAGAATACCACTCACACCCACCGCAGTCCCAACTACACCGCCGAAGACAGAAACTATCACGGCTTCAATTATGAATTGCAGTAAAATATCTTGTTCGGTTGCGCCAATTGCTTTCCGCAGTCCGATTTCTTGGGTGCGTTCGGTAACGGAAACTAGCATAATATTCATGATACCAATACCACCGACAAATAATGATATCCCGGCGATCGCCGCTAGCATAATTGTTAATGCACCTGTGATTTGACCGACGGTTTGCAAAGCATCCTTTTGAGTATTGATGGTAAAATCATCTTCTCCAGTAATTTTGTGCCGCAAACGCAGCAAATTAGTAATTTGAAACTGTGCTGCATCAACACTCTCGGCATTTTTAGCGGAAACAACAATATAAGTTAACTCTAATCCATAGGGAGAAGTTCGCCCCACAATTCTGTTCGCCATTGTGATGAGTGGAATTAAAGCCGCTTCATCGTAATTCACACCTAAGTTTGAGCCTTTGCTTTCTAGTACGCCAATTACTTGAAAACTGGCATTTTTAATCCGCAACTGCTGCCCTTGGGGGTTACTATTACCAAATAGTCTTTCTGCTAAGTCTGCGCCCAATACCACAACTTGGTTATTGCGCTTCATATCTACGTCAGTAAAAAATCGCCCTGTAGCAGTTTCAAAGTCACGCACGGTCAAGAATGCGGGAGTTGTGCCGACAATATTCACATTACTGTTTTGATTGCCATATGTCACTACCTGCCGACTATTCAATTCTCCTGTAACTGCTGCTACAGTTGGGACTTGATTTGCGATCGCCTGAGCATCTTCAAATACTAAAGTTTTCGGCACATCTCTAGAGATACGCTGACTGGCGCGATTACCTGGAATCACAAATAACACATTTGGGCCTAAAGACTCCAGTTGTTTCGCCACAAACCTTTGTCCACCTTCGCCAATCCCAATCATAGCAATCACCGAAGCATTCCCGATGACAATCCCCAACATAGTCAGGGCGCTACGCAACTTATTCGATAGCAGGGTTTTTCCCGCCATTTGCATACTTTCTAGGAAATTCATCGATTCCGTTGTTCCTTTTTGTAGTCTGGAGGTGGATTGATAAACACGCGATCGCCTTCTTCCACTCCCTGTAAAATCTGAGTTTGGTCTGCAATTTGCGCCCCAATAGTGACTTCTTGAAACTGAGGTTTATTTTGTGCATCTGTAACTAAAACACCAGTTTTCCCCTGTTCAGTGACAATTGCTACAGTCGGTAACACCAAAGCATTACTGAGGCGATCGCCTAAAAAAGTCAGATCCACATTTAAGCCAGAACGCAGTTGCTCTGTACCCGTATCCAGCGCCACCCGCACCTGAAAAGATGTGACACCTTGTTCCACCACCGCTTCCGGAGCAATCAAGCGGACATTACCTTTAAATACTTGATCAGGATAAGCATCAGCCACAATTTCCACCTGCTGTCCCTGTTTAATTCTGCCAATATCCACCTCTGGGACTTGCGCCAGCACTTCTAAACCCCGTGCAACTGCCACAATAGAACTAGAAGTTGCTGATGCACTGGTAGAAGCCGAAGTTGTGGGAGTCACAAAAGCGCCAACGTTGGCGTATTTCTGGGTAACAATACCTGATAAAGGCGCACGAATGACAGTATCTTGTAACCTCACTTCAGCCGCTTGAATTTGAGCTTGGGCCGCTTTCACTGCTGCTTGACGTTGAGCAATTTCCTCTGGACGACTACCATTTTGTAATAGTACCAATGCGGCGCGGGCTTCGGTTACAGCCGCTTCTCTAGCTGTAATTTCTTCATTGCGACTACCAACTTCTAACAGTGACAGTCGTTTTTGGGCTTCATCTAAACTCGCTTTTGCTCTTTGGTCTTCACTAATAAACTGTTCTAATTGGTCTTGAGAAGTAGCTCCTTGCTGAGTTAATTGTCGATATCGATTTACCCGTGATTGGGTGAGAGTTACCTGTGCTTGGGCTGAATTTACCTGTGCTTGGGCTTGGGCAATTTCCTGAGAGCGATTCCCCGCACGCGCTTGATTTAACTGCGCCTGAGCTTGGGCTAAACGCGCCTTGGCTTGCTCTATTTCTTGTGGACGACTCCCCGCACGTGCTTGGTCTAACTGTGCCTGTACTTGGGCTAAATTAGCGCGGTTCTGGAGGATTTGCGCCCGAATGTCGCCTACATCCATCCGCGCCAAAACTTGCCCTTGTGACACGCGATCGCCCTGTTCTACATATAACTGTGTTAAAACACCGGGGTTTTTGGGACTAATATTCACACTTTGAACTGGCACAACTTTACCACTAGCACTAATCCGCAAAGTCACATTTTGTGATTCTACAGGTACAGTTAATTCGGTAATATTTTGTTCACGAGTTCTCTGATTCACCAGGTTATAGGTAATAGTTGTTCCCACAGCTAAAGAACCTGCTACGATTAACCCAATTCCCCAGCGTAGTGGATATTTAACTTTGCCAATAAAAGGCAATTCTATTTGCGTAACCATAAAGAGTAGCCTACGAATATCACTTAGCTTTAATCGCCTGATAAAGCAAGTGCAGGAATTTATCAGTTATCAGTTATCAGTTATCAGTTACCAGTCAAGATATATAATTGGCTCTAAGTCCCCTAATACATAGGCGTGTTCACTGTTCACTGTTCACTGTTCACTGATTTAAAAGACGTGTGGACTAAATACTCAATATTTATCCATAAACTCAGCAACTAGACTGAAATTCAGCTTTATAGTTGCTTAATCTTTCTTTATATTAGCTTTTAGTCTTGATTTACGCCTTCACCTGATCGGCTAATTTTGCCAGTGTGATTCAGGACTTACGCAAAATCATGAAAAAACGAACCACATTCGCGTAGCGTCTCCCCTTGGGAGAAGAACGCGAAGGACACGAAGGAAAGAGGGTTGCAGAGAGTTATTGCGTAAGTCCTATGATTATCTGACACTCCTGAATGTTACAGTCCTTTGTAAATTAGCCAAGGCGCGATTGTAATTTAAAATCGCTGTGACTCGATTACCTTCGGATCTTGTCAAATCGTTTTCGGCAAAAATTACGTCTGTTTGAGTTCCTACGCCAGCTTCAAACCGCAATCTTGCTAAACGTAGAGCTTCTCTGGCTTGATCTAAAGCCACAGTAGAAGTTTTTATATTCTCTGAATTTGACTGCAATTGAGCATAGAATTGTTCCACATTAAAGCGAATTTGGTCACGCTGACTAGCAAATTGACTTTCGGCGATCGCAATATTAATTTTAGACTGAGCTGCATTGGCTTTAGCGGCTCCCCCATCGAATAAAGTTAAACTAGCTCTGAATCCTACAGAATAACCATCAGTTAGGCTTTGCCCATCGTCAAATTGATCTACGATGTTGTAGTTTCCATTCAAACTAAATTGCGGACTTAGCCGTGAAAGAGCTTGTCGTCGCTCTAGTTCAGAAATATTCCGTTGTGCCAAAAACTGTGGCAATTCTGGGCGGTTTTGAAACGCTTGCACAATAGATTCTTCTAGGGTTGGTTCCCAAACTCCCGCCTCTTGCACAGCATCGGCGGCACTAATATCCACTGATTGCGCCAAATTTAAGAAAGAGGCAAACTCACGGCGGGCAATTTGCTGTTGTGCCAGAGAATTAGTCAGCCCTTGTTGAGCATTGGCTAAATTTACCTGAGATTGTAGCACATCAAACCGCGTACCGACTCCCGCCCGTTCTCTAGCTTGAGCATCCCGCAAACTAGCCTGGGCATTTTCCACAGCCGACTGATTAATTCTGACTTGTTCATCTGCTTCTTGCAAATCGTAATATTGAGTGGTGACATTCAACCGGACTTCTAAAGTCCTGTTCTCCACATCTAATTCATCTATCCGTAGCCGTTCCTCAGCCACGCGGATGCTACGACCAGAGTTAAAGAGGTCATAATTTATTTGTGCTTGACTATTGAAAGAAGTTCTAGTTTGAGAGCCACTACCAATAAAATCCTGACCACTCTTAGTCAAGTTAGTATTGACACCAATATTAGGAGACAAAACAGCTTGAGACTCCCGTAATGCAGAACGACTACGTTCTAGTTCTAATATGGCTACCTGTAATTCTCGATTGTTGCGTTTTGCTAGTTCCAAAGCCTCAGCTAAAGTTATGGGCTGAGTGCGCTGAATTTTCACTTCTTGTGGCTGAATGGGTAACTGGAGAGGATTGGGATCAGGATTGAGAAAATCAGGAACTGGGACAGAATCAGCCTGTGTTTCTGGGAGAGTTTGGGCAAAGACACTTCTGCCTAAAGAGGGAAATATAAGAGCGATCGGCAAAGCCGCGCCGGAGGCGATCGCCACGGCCAGCCCCGTAGAATGGACACAGAATAAGATAAATTTCATATTTTGACTTTGATGTCCTAATTAATCAGGTTTAGCAGCAAATTTGGAGTTACAATTCCAAATTTTCGTACATAATTAGCCTATAATCAAACCATCCTCATATCGAATTATCCTGGCAATTTGAGCAGCAATATCTACCTCATGAGTTATATGAGGCTACAAGCTTACTGTATACTTTATTTACCGAAAACATCCTGTAATGGCTTTTTCAAGTCAACGTTGCCTTTCTTCTCCAGCAGAGATCGTTTAAGCTAGCTGGAAGATTCCTTGATTTGTGGCTAAGAGGCGGTACTGTGCCTAAACATATTAGTTTGATTTCTCTTCTGGTTGTCTGTGGTTTGTGGAGTATGCCCAAAGCAGTTCACGCACAGGCTCTGATCGCTCCTAGACTGCAACTAGATGCAGAAAAATTAGAAAAACAAGGGTTGGGTTTAGCACAAGAAGCAGCTCAACTCGGACAATTTCAGCAGTTTGAGTTAGCTTTACCACGGGCTAGATTAGCTAGTCAACTGGCTCCTAACAATGAGAGAGTCTGGTTTTTGTTAGGTGGTTTACATTTACAAGCCAAAGATTTTGAGCCGGCGATGGCCGCTTTGCAAAAAGCACAATCCCTGAATCCCCAAAATCCTGAAATTTTGTTTGCGTTGGGTTCGGCTAACTTTCAAAAGCAAAATTACCAAGCAGCAGCGACGCTTTACCAACAGGGTTTGAAGTTAAAATCTGATAACCCAGAAGGATGGTTTGATTTGGGGAATGCTTACTATATGTTAGGTCGATTACCTGAAGCGATCGCCCAGTACAATAAATCTTTCTCTCAAGATAAAAAATTCTGGCCGGCGATTAACAACATTGCCCTAATCCAATACGAACAGGGTGAGGTGGAAAGTGCTATGAAGCAATGGCAAGCTGCTGTGAAAATCGACAAACAAGCGGCAGAACCTTTATTAGCCTTAGCAGTGGCAATGTATAATCAAGGCGATCGCCAAAAAGCCCTATCAATGGGAGAAGCAGCTCTGGGCATCGATCAGCGCTATGGTAATTTAGATTTCCTCAAAGAAAATCTCTGGGGTGAACGATTACTCTCTGATGCGAAAAAATTCTTAGAATTGCCACGCATTCAAGCGGTTTTACAGTAACAGGAAAACTAATCACAGGTGTTCTAGAGGCAAAAATTAAAAAATCTTTACATGAGTGCCTTTTTTCCTTGACCACTTGCAGAACAGACTATCATATAGTACATATAGACTATCTCAAGCAGGAACTATTCGCCCAAAGTATTAGCGGGCGAGTATTCCTGAGAGAAGTTCTCAGTTTTTAGTGGATATCAGTGGGGATAAGCGCAATGATTTGTTCAACAAACTGTTGATGATCGACAACGGGCTTAGAGATGTAGCCATCAGCGCCACTTTGCTTAAGAAAGTTCTCGCGATCGCCTTCCATTGCATGAGCAGTTACCAGAATAACTGGTAAGTTTGCCGTTTTTGGGTTTGATTTCAAGATTTGGGTAATTTTGATCCCATCCACAGACTGACCTTGGTAAACGCTTCTTGACAGAGAAACATCCATTAAAATCAGGTCGGCTGCTCCTGAGTGGGCAATTTTGATGACTTCTTCCACATTTTCTGTATGTTTCACAGCCAAGCCACCCCGCTTGGTCAAAATTTTGGAAAAAACGCGCGCATTAATCAGGTCGTCTTCAACAATTAAAACAGTTTTCATGAGAATTTTATTTATAGAATCTAGGGAGATGACAACCGGACAAAAACAGTTGTCTAGCTCCTTTTTAACGATCAAATTGCTATTCCGTCATCAAGGATAA
The window above is part of the Nodularia spumigena CCY9414 genome. Proteins encoded here:
- a CDS encoding HAD-IA family hydrolase, whose amino-acid sequence is MTQKVIIFDFDGTIADTVDALVTIANRLAVEFGYIQITPEELSLLRNFTSREILKYSGISFFKIPFLIKKVKGELKHKLQELKPIPGIHEALIELQNQGYRLGIITSNSQDNVIAFLENNELNQLFDFIYSGVTIFGKTTIINNVLRQKQLNTQEVIYVGDETRDIEASKKANIKVIAVTWGFNSPEALAKQNPDFLINHPRELIEVIKKC
- a CDS encoding tetratricopeptide repeat protein; translated protein: MPKHISLISLLVVCGLWSMPKAVHAQALIAPRLQLDAEKLEKQGLGLAQEAAQLGQFQQFELALPRARLASQLAPNNERVWFLLGGLHLQAKDFEPAMAALQKAQSLNPQNPEILFALGSANFQKQNYQAAATLYQQGLKLKSDNPEGWFDLGNAYYMLGRLPEAIAQYNKSFSQDKKFWPAINNIALIQYEQGEVESAMKQWQAAVKIDKQAAEPLLALAVAMYNQGDRQKALSMGEAALGIDQRYGNLDFLKENLWGERLLSDAKKFLELPRIQAVLQ
- a CDS encoding ABC transporter ATP-binding protein; translated protein: MAKTITITDALVPNPAPKSAIIRLENIFKIYGSGETEVKALNDVNLTIHEGEYCSIMGPSGSGKSTAMNIIGCLDRPSTGHYYLDNLDVAQMNDADLAKIRNKKLGFVFQQFHLLPQLTALENVMLPMVYASVNPSERRDRATEALTKVGLEKRLNNKPTQLSGGQQQRVAIARAIVNRPVVLLADEPTGALDSQTTQEVLDIFTELNNSGITVVMVTHESEVARQTQRIVWFRDGAVVHSNLTPKDLTQVTMS
- a CDS encoding TolC family protein, which gives rise to MKFILFCVHSTGLAVAIASGAALPIALIFPSLGRSVFAQTLPETQADSVPVPDFLNPDPNPLQLPIQPQEVKIQRTQPITLAEALELAKRNNRELQVAILELERSRSALRESQAVLSPNIGVNTNLTKSGQDFIGSGSQTRTSFNSQAQINYDLFNSGRSIRVAEERLRIDELDVENRTLEVRLNVTTQYYDLQEADEQVRINQSAVENAQASLRDAQARERAGVGTRFDVLQSQVNLANAQQGLTNSLAQQQIARREFASFLNLAQSVDISAADAVQEAGVWEPTLEESIVQAFQNRPELPQFLAQRNISELERRQALSRLSPQFSLNGNYNIVDQFDDGQSLTDGYSVGFRASLTLFDGGAAKANAAQSKINIAIAESQFASQRDQIRFNVEQFYAQLQSNSENIKTSTVALDQAREALRLARLRFEAGVGTQTDVIFAENDLTRSEGNRVTAILNYNRALANLQRTVTFRSVR
- a CDS encoding orange carotenoid protein N-terminal domain-containing protein, with translation MTFTSDSASTRLSNQPGDAVSSTTAVFQSLSVDDQLAVLWYAYTEMGRSITPAATGAARLQLASGLLTQIKQMSHVERLNVMRDLAAHKNTQFSRSYGILSNNTKLAFWYELSELMVKHLVVPMPVGYEFSRDGVQVLAAIKALDFGQQISVLRQVVADMGVDPLAE
- a CDS encoding nuclear transport factor 2 family protein, with translation MTAAEYLEANQINVATTITEELQIEGIVEPTIWRYFETLNAGEFAATAALFADDGVMHPPFESGIVGREAIAIYLQQEAENIQACPRLGIVETLENDHIQIQVTGKAQTSWCGVNVTWYFILNQQRQISNAKIKLLGSPQELLALRREN
- a CDS encoding ABC transporter permease, coding for MNFLESMQMAGKTLLSNKLRSALTMLGIVIGNASVIAMIGIGEGGQRFVAKQLESLGPNVLFVIPGNRASQRISRDVPKTLVFEDAQAIANQVPTVAAVTGELNSRQVVTYGNQNSNVNIVGTTPAFLTVRDFETATGRFFTDVDMKRNNQVVVLGADLAERLFGNSNPQGQQLRIKNASFQVIGVLESKGSNLGVNYDEAALIPLITMANRIVGRTSPYGLELTYIVVSAKNAESVDAAQFQITNLLRLRHKITGEDDFTINTQKDALQTVGQITGALTIMLAAIAGISLFVGGIGIMNIMLVSVTERTQEIGLRKAIGATEQDILLQFIIEAVIVSVFGGVVGTAVGVSGILLVAVVTPLEAAISASAIATAVGVSGGIGLFFGVVPARRAAQLDPIVALRSA
- a CDS encoding response regulator, translating into MKTVLIVEDDLINARVFSKILTKRGGLAVKHTENVEEVIKIAHSGAADLILMDVSLSRSVYQGQSVDGIKITQILKSNPKTANLPVILVTAHAMEGDRENFLKQSGADGYISKPVVDHQQFVEQIIALIPTDIH
- a CDS encoding efflux RND transporter periplasmic adaptor subunit gives rise to the protein MVTQIELPFIGKVKYPLRWGIGLIVAGSLAVGTTITYNLVNQRTREQNITELTVPVESQNVTLRISASGKVVPVQSVNISPKNPGVLTQLYVEQGDRVSQGQVLARMDVGDIRAQILQNRANLAQVQAQLDQARAGSRPQEIEQAKARLAQAQAQLNQARAGNRSQEIAQAQAQVNSAQAQVTLTQSRVNRYRQLTQQGATSQDQLEQFISEDQRAKASLDEAQKRLSLLEVGSRNEEITAREAAVTEARAALVLLQNGSRPEEIAQRQAAVKAAQAQIQAAEVRLQDTVIRAPLSGIVTQKYANVGAFVTPTTSASTSASATSSSIVAVARGLEVLAQVPEVDIGRIKQGQQVEIVADAYPDQVFKGNVRLIAPEAVVEQGVTSFQVRVALDTGTEQLRSGLNVDLTFLGDRLSNALVLPTVAIVTEQGKTGVLVTDAQNKPQFQEVTIGAQIADQTQILQGVEEGDRVFINPPPDYKKEQRNR
- the queG gene encoding tRNA epoxyqueuosine(34) reductase QueG, yielding MDKHSVISSNVVKEKAKELGFHKVGITAVDGVDNTDAQRLQAWISLGYHADMEWMNSPKRQDISLIMPEARSLVCVALNYYTPDERPEGEEYAKISRYGWGRDYHKVMHKKLKALMLWLESLDAGIQARYYADTGPVQDKVWAQRAGIGWIAKNGNLITREYGSWVFLGEIVTNLELESDRPHTEHCGSCTRCLDTCPTGAITQPFVVDANRCIAYHTIENRSETLPETISSNLQGWVAGCDICQDVCPWNQRFAQTTDVADFQPYPANIAPGLIELANISTEEWNKRFPASALRRIKPEMLRRNARANLDASQLKNDPESNYF